A genome region from Dickeya dadantii NCPPB 898 includes the following:
- a CDS encoding GNAT family N-acetyltransferase, which produces MTNSSPRAPLVIREDDLSGEATRVLVALHLAGMHDNSPPEQVFALDLSGLQAPDITFWSVWRGEQIAGIGALKMLPDGSGELKSMRTHPQCLRQGVAACLLAHILAEARRRGLHRLSLETGSGSAFEPALALYRRHGFVNGEAFAEYTASEFNQFLHLPL; this is translated from the coding sequence ATGACAAACTCATCCCCGCGGGCGCCGCTGGTGATCCGCGAAGACGATCTGAGCGGCGAGGCCACACGAGTGCTGGTGGCCCTGCATCTGGCAGGCATGCACGATAATTCACCGCCGGAGCAGGTGTTCGCGCTGGATCTATCCGGTTTACAGGCACCGGACATCACGTTCTGGAGCGTCTGGCGCGGCGAGCAGATCGCCGGTATAGGAGCGCTGAAAATGCTGCCGGACGGCAGCGGAGAGCTGAAATCGATGCGTACCCACCCGCAGTGCCTGCGTCAGGGGGTGGCCGCGTGCCTGCTGGCCCATATTCTGGCCGAAGCGCGTCGGCGCGGCTTGCACCGCCTGAGTCTGGAAACCGGCAGCGGTTCGGCGTTTGAACCGGCGCTGGCGCTGTATCGTCGGCACGGTTTTGTGAATGGCGAGGCATTTGCTGAGTATACGGCCAGCGAATTCAACCAGTTTCTGCATCTGCCGCTGTAG
- the ridA gene encoding 2-iminobutanoate/2-iminopropanoate deaminase, which yields MSRIISTEQAPAAIGPYVQGVDLGSMIFTSGQIPVDPKTGLVPDDITAQARQSLANVKAIVEAAGLKVGNIVKTTVFVKDLNDFATVNAAYEAFFTEHNAPFPARSCVEVARLPKDVKIEIEAIAVRG from the coding sequence ATGTCACGCATTATCAGTACGGAACAGGCTCCGGCCGCCATCGGCCCTTATGTTCAGGGTGTTGACCTGGGCAGCATGATCTTCACCTCCGGCCAGATCCCGGTGGACCCGAAAACCGGTCTGGTGCCGGACGACATCACCGCACAGGCCCGTCAGTCGCTGGCAAACGTGAAAGCCATCGTGGAAGCGGCCGGTCTGAAAGTCGGCAACATCGTCAAAACCACGGTGTTCGTGAAAGATCTGAACGATTTCGCCACGGTTAACGCCGCGTACGAAGCCTTCTTCACCGAGCACAACGCGCCGTTCCCGGCTCGCTCCTGCGTGGAAGTGGCTCGCCTGCCGAAAGACGTGAAAATCGAGATCGAAGCTATCGCGGTTCGCGGCTAA
- a CDS encoding YhcH/YjgK/YiaL family protein, translating into MITGNVDHLELVPYLPAKLREAIEYVKQHINADTPLGKHDIDGNKVFVLVSNDSTDRFEKRRAEYHAKYLDIQIVLNGTEGMTFSNLPAGKPDVDWLADKDIAFLPAGEQEKQFVLNTGDFVVFFPGEVHKPLCAVGEPAHVRKAVVKIDASLVF; encoded by the coding sequence ATGATTACCGGTAATGTCGACCATCTGGAGCTGGTTCCCTATCTGCCCGCCAAACTGCGTGAGGCGATTGAGTATGTAAAACAGCATATCAACGCCGATACCCCGCTGGGTAAGCACGATATCGACGGCAATAAGGTATTTGTGCTGGTGTCGAACGACAGCACGGACCGGTTCGAGAAACGCCGCGCCGAGTATCACGCCAAATACCTGGATATCCAGATTGTGCTGAACGGCACAGAAGGCATGACCTTCAGCAACCTGCCGGCGGGCAAACCGGACGTTGACTGGCTGGCGGACAAGGACATTGCGTTCCTGCCGGCTGGCGAGCAGGAAAAACAGTTTGTGCTGAACACCGGCGACTTTGTGGTGTTCTTCCCCGGCGAAGTGCACAAACCGCTGTGCGCCGTCGGCGAACCGGCTCACGTACGCAAGGCGGTCGTGAAGATCGATGCCTCACTGGTGTTTTAA
- the argF gene encoding ornithine carbamoyltransferase: MNPFYKRHFLRLMDFTPAEISSLLTLAATLKTNKKNGAETRHLQGKNIALIFEKDSTRTRCSFEVAAYDQGAQVTYLGPSGSQIGHKESMKDTARVLGRMYDGIQYRGYGQVLVETLAEFSGVPVWNGLTNEFHPTQLLADLLTMQEHLPGKSLSGMALAYVGDTRNNMGNSMQEAAAITGLDLRLIAPKACWPDAGLVAECQAAAAKTGGSITLTEDVAAGVNGVDFIYTDVWVSMGEAKEVWQQRIDLLRPYQVNAAMIAATGNPQVKFLHCLPAFHDDQTTLGKQMAEQYGLHNGMEVTNDVFESAHSIVFDQAENRMHTIKAVMVATLSHSVEI, from the coding sequence ATGAACCCGTTCTACAAACGCCATTTTTTACGGCTGATGGATTTCACTCCAGCTGAGATCAGCAGCCTTCTGACCCTCGCCGCCACCCTGAAAACCAATAAGAAAAACGGCGCCGAAACCCGTCACCTGCAAGGTAAAAACATCGCACTCATCTTCGAAAAAGATTCGACCCGCACTCGTTGCTCTTTCGAAGTTGCTGCATACGATCAAGGCGCGCAAGTCACCTACCTCGGCCCCAGCGGCAGCCAGATCGGCCATAAAGAATCCATGAAAGACACCGCCCGGGTGCTGGGCCGCATGTACGACGGCATCCAGTACCGCGGCTACGGCCAGGTGCTGGTGGAAACCCTGGCCGAGTTTTCCGGCGTGCCGGTGTGGAACGGCCTGACCAACGAATTCCATCCGACCCAGTTGCTGGCGGACCTGCTGACCATGCAAGAGCACCTGCCAGGCAAATCGCTGTCGGGCATGGCGCTGGCCTACGTGGGCGACACCCGCAACAATATGGGCAACAGTATGCAGGAAGCCGCCGCCATCACCGGGCTGGATCTGCGATTAATCGCCCCGAAAGCCTGCTGGCCGGATGCCGGTCTGGTGGCGGAATGTCAGGCTGCGGCCGCTAAAACCGGCGGTTCGATTACGCTGACTGAAGACGTGGCGGCCGGGGTAAACGGCGTAGACTTCATCTATACCGACGTGTGGGTCTCGATGGGGGAAGCGAAAGAGGTATGGCAGCAGCGTATCGACCTGCTGCGGCCATATCAGGTTAACGCCGCGATGATCGCCGCCACCGGCAACCCGCAGGTGAAATTCCTGCACTGCCTGCCGGCGTTTCATGACGACCAGACCACGCTCGGCAAACAGATGGCGGAGCAATACGGCCTGCACAACGGTATGGAAGTCACCAACGATGTGTTTGAATCCGCCCACAGCATTGTGTTCGATCAGGCGGAAAACCGCATGCACACCATCAAAGCGGTGATGGTGGCGACGTTAAGCCACAGCGTCGAGATTTAA
- a CDS encoding PTS transporter subunit EIIC: MSGIRDYAKLAQNILQEVGGQPNIVDFSRCATRLRLILAQTPDNAKARIQSLPGVIAVVESAGQFQIVIGVHVAEVYQQMAALLGEGAQHGEEPRRRVLDTVIATMSAVFAPIVYILAAAGILQGILIVIQQFSAGFALTGTYRVLNFMSWTPFAFLPVFIALTASRHFRCNTYIAVLCCCALINPEWTAMAGKIAAGESITLLGLPLAKTVYTASVLPPLFLVWVLAWVERRVEKRLPDIVSALFTPLICFVIVVPLTLLLIGPASTWVATGIAAGYNALFNAFPALAAAIIGGVWQIIVIFGVHWGITPVVVANFDLNGYDSFQAFQTVAVVAQMAAAFGCFLKTRNRELKARSMSAGVTAIFGITEPAIYGVTLRYKKPFICGCIGGAVGAVVASLFGSLYYAYAALPGVLTMINAINPSAPMSFIGELAGCGVAIVLTIGLVMVVGFDDPVEETAAAPAEATSATRTSTSV, from the coding sequence ATGTCAGGGATCCGAGATTACGCGAAATTAGCGCAGAACATTCTGCAGGAAGTGGGCGGTCAGCCGAATATTGTCGATTTTTCCCGCTGCGCCACCCGGCTACGCCTGATACTGGCGCAAACGCCTGATAACGCGAAAGCGCGGATTCAGAGTCTGCCCGGCGTGATTGCGGTGGTGGAGAGCGCCGGTCAGTTTCAGATTGTCATCGGCGTGCATGTGGCGGAAGTGTACCAGCAGATGGCGGCACTGCTCGGCGAGGGCGCGCAGCACGGCGAAGAACCCCGTCGACGCGTGCTGGATACGGTGATCGCCACCATGTCGGCGGTGTTCGCGCCGATTGTGTATATCCTGGCGGCGGCAGGGATACTGCAGGGCATACTGATCGTTATTCAGCAGTTCTCCGCCGGTTTTGCGCTGACCGGTACCTATCGCGTGCTTAATTTCATGTCCTGGACGCCGTTCGCCTTTCTGCCGGTGTTTATCGCTCTTACTGCTTCCCGTCATTTCCGCTGCAACACCTATATCGCGGTGCTGTGCTGCTGCGCGTTGATCAACCCGGAATGGACGGCGATGGCGGGGAAAATCGCCGCCGGCGAGTCGATCACTCTTCTGGGGCTGCCGCTGGCGAAGACGGTGTATACCGCGTCGGTATTGCCGCCGCTGTTTCTGGTGTGGGTGCTGGCGTGGGTGGAGCGCCGGGTGGAAAAACGATTGCCGGATATCGTCAGCGCGCTGTTTACCCCGTTGATTTGCTTTGTGATTGTGGTGCCGCTGACGTTGCTGTTGATCGGCCCGGCCAGCACCTGGGTCGCCACCGGGATCGCCGCCGGCTATAACGCGCTGTTCAATGCCTTCCCGGCGCTGGCGGCCGCGATTATTGGCGGCGTGTGGCAGATCATTGTGATCTTCGGCGTGCACTGGGGCATCACGCCGGTGGTGGTGGCTAACTTTGACCTGAACGGTTACGACTCGTTTCAGGCGTTCCAGACCGTCGCCGTGGTCGCCCAGATGGCGGCCGCATTCGGCTGTTTTTTGAAAACGCGTAATCGTGAACTGAAAGCGCGTTCGATGTCGGCGGGGGTGACGGCGATTTTCGGCATCACCGAACCGGCTATTTACGGAGTGACGCTGCGCTACAAGAAGCCCTTCATCTGCGGCTGCATCGGCGGGGCGGTGGGCGCGGTAGTCGCCAGCCTGTTCGGATCGCTGTATTACGCTTATGCCGCATTGCCGGGCGTGCTGACGATGATCAACGCCATCAACCCATCCGCCCCGATGTCGTTTATCGGCGAGCTGGCTGGCTGCGGTGTGGCAATTGTGCTGACTATCGGACTGGTGATGGTGGTGGGGTTTGACGATCCGGTGGAGGAAACGGCCGCGGCGCCAGCGGAGGCAACGTCGGCGACCCGGACAAGCACATCGGTTTGA
- a CDS encoding helix-turn-helix domain-containing protein, whose amino-acid sequence MEPSISETDRLSETDRRLAGRLAALRRERGWSLDELAQNSGISRATLSRLERMESSPTAALLGRLCAVYGCTMSCLLAEVETQLPQKLSAAQQPVWIDPETGFVRRSISPPSAGFRAEMIHGELPTGARIDYSAPPLAGLEHHLYVLEGQLVMTLEGVTHTLGPQDSLRYRLYGASGFHNPGPDPVRYLIAICTP is encoded by the coding sequence ATGGAACCCTCTATTTCCGAAACCGATCGTCTTTCCGAAACCGATCGTCGTCTGGCCGGGCGGCTGGCGGCGCTGCGCCGTGAGCGCGGCTGGTCGCTGGATGAACTGGCGCAGAACAGCGGCATCAGCCGCGCTACCTTGTCCCGGCTGGAACGGATGGAGTCCAGCCCGACGGCGGCGTTATTGGGCCGCTTGTGCGCGGTGTACGGCTGTACCATGTCGTGCCTGCTGGCCGAAGTGGAAACCCAACTGCCGCAGAAGCTGAGCGCCGCGCAACAACCGGTATGGATTGACCCGGAAACCGGGTTTGTCCGGCGCAGTATTTCTCCCCCTTCCGCGGGTTTTCGTGCCGAAATGATTCATGGCGAGCTGCCGACCGGCGCGCGTATCGATTACAGCGCGCCGCCGTTGGCGGGGCTGGAGCATCACCTGTATGTGCTGGAGGGTCAGTTGGTGATGACGCTGGAAGGCGTGACCCACACGCTCGGTCCGCAGGACAGCCTGCGCTATCGCCTGTATGGCGCATCTGGCTTCCATAATCCCGGCCCGGATCCGGTTCGCTACCTGATTGCTATCTGCACCCCCTGA
- the rraB gene encoding ribonuclease E inhibitor RraB — MANRELLEEQREETRLIIEELLEDGSDPDALYTIEHHFSAEKFEDLEKVAVDAFKLGYEVTDAEEMEMEDGVMLMCCDAISELALNAELIDQQVEQLLALAERHGVNYDGWGTYFEDPDGEDEDEFEEDEDFYDEDDDGKRH, encoded by the coding sequence ATGGCAAACCGCGAACTGCTGGAAGAACAACGTGAAGAGACCCGCCTGATCATTGAGGAGTTGCTGGAGGACGGCAGCGATCCCGATGCGCTCTATACCATCGAACACCATTTCTCAGCCGAGAAGTTTGAAGATCTGGAAAAAGTGGCGGTGGATGCGTTCAAGCTGGGTTACGAAGTCACCGACGCCGAAGAAATGGAAATGGAAGACGGCGTGATGCTGATGTGCTGCGATGCTATCAGCGAGTTGGCGTTGAACGCTGAGCTGATCGATCAGCAGGTGGAACAACTGCTGGCGCTGGCTGAGCGTCATGGCGTCAATTACGACGGCTGGGGCACCTATTTCGAGGACCCGGACGGCGAGGATGAAGACGAATTCGAGGAAGACGAAGACTTCTATGATGAGGATGACGACGGCAAACGCCACTGA
- a CDS encoding type II toxin-antitoxin system RelE/ParE family toxin produces MSEEQNQAEIEVYQTNRFEKALDKLPQQFRAVVEDEIDAIVENPELGELKKGDLSYLRVHKFKLNNQLMLLGYSWNQDQLIIHLLSLGSHENFYQQQKKMRKSDLKLIR; encoded by the coding sequence ATGTCCGAAGAACAAAACCAAGCAGAGATTGAGGTTTATCAGACCAACCGGTTTGAAAAAGCACTGGACAAATTACCGCAACAGTTCAGAGCTGTAGTTGAAGATGAAATTGATGCGATTGTTGAAAACCCGGAGCTGGGTGAGCTAAAGAAAGGCGACTTGAGTTATTTAAGAGTTCATAAGTTCAAGCTGAACAACCAGTTAATGTTGCTGGGGTACAGCTGGAACCAAGACCAGCTTATCATCCATCTGCTGAGTTTAGGTTCTCATGAAAACTTTTATCAGCAACAGAAAAAGATGAGAAAGTCAGATTTAAAACTCATCAGATAA
- the pyrB gene encoding aspartate carbamoyltransferase, giving the protein MINPLYKRHIISINDLSRDDLELTLKVAASLKARPQPELLKHKVIASCFFEASTRTRLSFETAIHRLGASVVGFADSNNTSLGKKGETLADTISVISNYVDAIVMRHPQEGAARLATEFSGGVPVFNAGDGANQHPSQTLLDLFTIQETQGRLNNINIAMVGDLKYGRTVHSLTQALAKFDGNRFYFISPDALAMPDYILNMLKEKDIPYSLHTSIEEVAPQLDILYMTRVQKERLDPSEYINIKSQFILRAADLGSARDNLKVLHPLPRIDEITTDVDSTPYAYYFQQAGNGIYARQALLALVLNSELVL; this is encoded by the coding sequence ATGATCAATCCGCTATATAAAAGACACATCATCTCAATCAACGATCTCAGCCGGGACGATCTGGAACTGACGCTCAAGGTGGCGGCCAGCCTGAAAGCCCGTCCGCAGCCGGAACTGCTGAAGCACAAAGTGATTGCCAGCTGTTTCTTTGAAGCTTCCACGCGTACCCGCCTGTCGTTTGAAACCGCCATTCACCGGCTGGGCGCGTCGGTGGTCGGGTTTGCCGACAGCAACAACACCTCGCTCGGCAAAAAAGGCGAAACTCTGGCGGACACCATTTCGGTCATCAGCAACTATGTGGACGCCATCGTAATGCGCCATCCGCAGGAAGGCGCAGCGCGGCTGGCGACCGAGTTCTCCGGCGGCGTGCCGGTGTTCAACGCCGGCGACGGCGCCAACCAGCACCCGTCCCAGACGCTGCTGGACCTGTTCACCATTCAGGAAACCCAGGGCCGTCTGAACAACATCAATATCGCCATGGTCGGCGACCTGAAATACGGCCGCACCGTACACTCGCTGACCCAGGCGCTGGCCAAGTTCGACGGCAACCGCTTCTACTTTATCTCTCCGGACGCGCTGGCCATGCCGGATTACATCCTCAACATGCTGAAAGAGAAAGATATCCCTTATAGCCTGCACACCAGCATCGAGGAAGTGGCGCCACAACTGGACATCCTGTACATGACCCGCGTACAGAAAGAGCGGCTGGACCCGTCGGAGTACATCAACATCAAATCGCAGTTTATCCTGCGCGCGGCCGACCTCGGCAGCGCCCGCGACAACCTGAAAGTGCTGCACCCGCTGCCACGCATCGATGAAATCACCACCGACGTGGACAGCACCCCTTACGCCTACTACTTCCAGCAGGCGGGCAACGGTATTTACGCGCGCCAGGCTCTGCTGGCGCTGGTTCTGAACAGCGAACTGGTTCTGTGA
- the pyrI gene encoding aspartate carbamoyltransferase regulatory subunit yields the protein MTHDNKLQVEAIKRGTVIDHIPAQVGFKLLTLFKLTATDQRITIGLNLPSRHLGRKDLIKIENIFLTEEQANQLAMYAPQATVNQIDNYEVVRKLHPQLPSHIEGVLTCPNSNCISRSEPVSSSFGVKQRGDDVQLKCKYCEKEFERQAVLNSH from the coding sequence ATGACTCACGACAATAAATTACAGGTTGAAGCCATCAAACGCGGCACCGTGATCGACCACATTCCGGCGCAGGTTGGCTTCAAATTGCTGACGCTGTTCAAACTGACCGCCACCGACCAGCGCATCACCATCGGCCTGAACTTGCCCTCCAGGCATCTGGGCCGCAAAGATCTGATCAAGATTGAAAATATTTTCCTGACCGAAGAACAGGCCAACCAGCTGGCGATGTACGCGCCGCAGGCCACCGTCAACCAGATCGACAATTACGAAGTGGTGCGCAAGCTGCACCCGCAATTGCCATCGCACATCGAAGGCGTGTTGACCTGCCCCAACAGCAACTGCATCAGCCGCAGCGAGCCGGTCAGTTCCTCCTTCGGCGTGAAGCAACGCGGCGACGATGTGCAGTTGAAATGCAAATACTGCGAGAAAGAGTTTGAACGTCAGGCGGTGCTGAACAGCCACTGA
- a CDS encoding GNAT family N-acetyltransferase, whose product MTISASTPLLTRPITAADNAAIASVIRRVSAEFGLTADKGYTVSDPDLDQLFELYCRPASAYWVVECNGEVVGGGGLAPLSGGESDICELQKMYFLPLARGQGIARRLAELALTFGREQGFRRCYLETTAHLTSAIHLYEKLGFEHIPHAMGSTGHVDCEVRMLKTL is encoded by the coding sequence ATGACAATTTCAGCGTCCACACCACTGCTGACCCGCCCGATTACGGCCGCGGACAACGCGGCGATTGCCAGCGTGATCCGCCGGGTTTCCGCTGAATTCGGCCTGACGGCCGACAAAGGGTATACCGTGTCCGACCCGGACCTGGACCAGTTGTTCGAACTCTATTGTCGCCCTGCCAGCGCTTACTGGGTAGTGGAGTGCAATGGCGAAGTGGTGGGCGGCGGCGGCCTGGCCCCGCTGTCCGGCGGCGAATCGGATATTTGCGAATTGCAGAAAATGTATTTTCTACCGCTGGCGCGTGGCCAGGGCATCGCCCGCCGGCTGGCGGAGCTGGCGCTGACGTTTGGCCGCGAGCAGGGGTTTCGCCGCTGCTATCTGGAAACCACCGCGCACCTGACCAGCGCCATCCACCTGTATGAAAAACTCGGCTTCGAGCATATCCCGCATGCTATGGGCAGCACGGGTCATGTGGATTGTGAAGTCAGGATGCTGAAAACGCTGTAA
- a CDS encoding alpha/beta fold hydrolase, with product MVNRLLSGLAGLIFLLVLSPFSTAQTLQPQEGNWAAPEFRFHTGETVNNLRIHYYTLGDSKKPAVLLLHGTNQPIGALLAAGFGGELFGPGQPLDTSKYFIIIPESIGSGKSAKPSDGLRTKFPQYNYDDMVLAQYRLLTEGLGITHLRLVMGYSMGGMHTWMWGEKYPDMMDALVPMASQPNELSGRNWMLRRMLIETIKRDPAWKNGDYTTQPPSLQTANIMFSIATTGGTLAYQSKAPTRALADKLVDERLAAPVTSDANDFIYIWNSSADYNASPELARIKAPLLVINSADDERNPVETGILESELKKVKHAELFLIPASKETSGHATMMSAKFYKNKLGEFLAAVPPHNK from the coding sequence ATGGTTAATCGCTTGTTGTCTGGACTGGCTGGTCTGATTTTTCTGTTGGTTTTATCCCCTTTTTCGACCGCACAAACGCTACAACCACAAGAAGGGAATTGGGCCGCGCCTGAATTCCGATTCCATACCGGAGAAACCGTCAACAATCTCCGTATTCATTATTACACGTTGGGCGACAGTAAAAAGCCGGCCGTATTATTGCTGCACGGCACTAATCAGCCGATCGGCGCCTTATTGGCCGCCGGTTTTGGCGGCGAATTATTTGGTCCCGGCCAGCCGTTGGACACCAGCAAATATTTCATCATTATTCCTGAAAGCATCGGTTCAGGAAAATCCGCCAAGCCGTCTGACGGCCTGCGCACTAAATTCCCGCAATATAACTACGATGACATGGTGCTGGCGCAATACCGCTTGCTGACAGAAGGGCTCGGCATTACGCATCTGCGTCTGGTGATGGGATATTCGATGGGCGGCATGCATACCTGGATGTGGGGCGAAAAATACCCGGACATGATGGATGCGCTGGTGCCGATGGCGTCGCAGCCGAATGAACTGTCGGGCCGCAACTGGATGTTGCGCCGTATGCTGATTGAAACCATCAAGCGCGATCCGGCGTGGAAAAACGGCGATTACACCACCCAGCCGCCGTCGCTGCAGACCGCCAACATCATGTTCAGCATCGCCACCACCGGCGGTACGCTGGCCTACCAGAGCAAAGCGCCGACTCGTGCCCTGGCGGACAAACTGGTGGATGAGCGCTTAGCCGCGCCGGTCACCAGCGATGCCAACGACTTTATTTATATCTGGAATTCTTCGGCGGATTATAACGCGTCGCCGGAATTGGCCCGTATCAAGGCGCCGTTGCTGGTGATTAATTCCGCCGATGATGAACGTAATCCGGTTGAAACAGGAATATTGGAAAGTGAACTGAAAAAGGTAAAACACGCCGAGCTGTTTTTGATTCCGGCAAGTAAGGAAACCAGCGGTCATGCCACCATGATGTCGGCGAAGTTTTACAAAAATAAATTGGGTGAGTTTTTGGCAGCGGTTCCACCCCATAATAAATAA
- a CDS encoding TA system antitoxin ParD family protein, which yields MAISIRLDEDFVTEVKVYAEASSRSVPKQIEHWAKIGRIAEDNPDLTYEFIMETLLARSEVENGKVSRYVRRTKPSRD from the coding sequence ATGGCTATCAGTATTCGATTGGATGAAGACTTTGTCACCGAAGTAAAGGTGTATGCAGAAGCATCCAGCCGTAGTGTGCCCAAGCAGATAGAGCACTGGGCCAAAATCGGCAGGATTGCTGAGGATAATCCCGATCTGACATACGAATTTATTATGGAAACTTTGCTCGCCCGAAGCGAAGTAGAGAATGGTAAGGTTTCTCGTTATGTCCGAAGAACAAAACCAAGCAGAGATTGA
- a CDS encoding 6-phospho-beta-glucosidase: MSQLPAGFLWGGAVAAHQLEGGWNEGGKGVSVVDVLTAGAHGKLRRITDGVVPGESYPNHEAIDFYHRYKDDIALFAEMGFKCFRTSIAWTRIFPNGDEAEPCEAGLKFYDDLIDELLKHGIEPVLTLSHFEMPLHLVQQYDGWMSRKTLDCFVHFAATVIERYQHKVKYWMTFNEINNQKNVSAEIFGWMCSGVRFPQKAKPEEAMYQAVHHQFVASALIVKKAHDINPDIKVGCMCAFVPYYPHSCHPDDVMLATRSMHDRFYFTDVHVRGHYPAYARREWALKGYHIHMEPGDERILQEGKADYIGFSYYMSNVVKHDVQNKTDASMDGSSEHSIANPHLKASDWGWQIDPTGLRYALVTLYERYEVPLFIVENGLGAIDKPDANGVCQDDYRIDYLRSHIEAMKAAVWEDGVDLMGYTPWGCIDLVSFTTGEMAKRYGFIYVDKHDDGTGTLARTPKKSFHWYQRVIASNGEEL, encoded by the coding sequence ATGAGTCAACTACCCGCAGGGTTCTTATGGGGCGGCGCGGTGGCGGCGCATCAGCTGGAAGGCGGCTGGAATGAAGGCGGCAAGGGCGTCAGCGTAGTGGATGTGCTGACCGCCGGCGCGCACGGCAAACTGCGGCGCATTACCGACGGCGTCGTTCCCGGCGAGTCCTACCCGAACCACGAGGCAATCGACTTTTATCATCGTTACAAGGATGACATCGCGCTGTTTGCGGAAATGGGCTTCAAATGTTTTCGCACCAGCATCGCCTGGACGCGTATTTTCCCCAACGGCGATGAAGCGGAGCCGTGCGAGGCGGGGCTGAAGTTTTACGACGACCTGATCGATGAACTGCTCAAACACGGTATCGAGCCGGTGTTGACCCTTAGCCATTTCGAGATGCCGCTGCATCTGGTGCAGCAGTATGACGGCTGGATGAGCCGCAAAACGCTGGACTGCTTCGTGCACTTCGCTGCTACGGTGATCGAACGCTATCAGCACAAGGTGAAGTACTGGATGACCTTCAACGAGATCAACAACCAGAAGAACGTGTCGGCCGAGATTTTCGGCTGGATGTGTTCCGGGGTGAGGTTTCCGCAGAAGGCCAAACCGGAAGAGGCGATGTATCAGGCGGTACACCACCAGTTTGTCGCCAGCGCGCTGATCGTGAAAAAAGCGCATGACATCAACCCGGATATCAAAGTGGGCTGCATGTGCGCGTTCGTGCCGTACTACCCGCACTCTTGTCATCCGGACGACGTGATGTTGGCGACGCGTTCGATGCACGACCGTTTCTACTTCACCGATGTGCACGTGCGCGGCCATTATCCGGCCTATGCCCGGCGCGAATGGGCGCTCAAGGGCTACCACATCCACATGGAACCGGGAGACGAACGGATACTGCAGGAAGGCAAGGCGGACTACATTGGCTTTAGCTACTACATGTCGAACGTAGTAAAACACGATGTGCAAAACAAGACTGACGCCAGCATGGACGGCAGCTCCGAACATTCGATTGCCAATCCGCATTTGAAAGCCAGCGACTGGGGCTGGCAGATCGACCCAACCGGGCTGCGCTATGCGTTGGTGACGTTGTATGAGCGTTATGAAGTGCCGCTGTTTATCGTGGAAAACGGGCTGGGCGCCATCGACAAACCGGACGCAAACGGCGTGTGTCAGGATGACTACCGTATCGATTACCTGCGTTCCCATATCGAAGCCATGAAGGCGGCGGTGTGGGAGGATGGCGTCGACCTGATGGGGTACACGCCGTGGGGCTGTATCGATCTGGTGTCGTTCACCACCGGTGAGATGGCCAAACGCTACGGCTTCATCTACGTCGACAAGCACGATGACGGCACCGGAACGCTGGCGCGCACGCCGAAGAAATCCTTCCACTGGTATCAACGGGTGATTGCTTCAAACGGCGAGGAACTGTAA